Proteins encoded together in one Benincasa hispida cultivar B227 chromosome 1, ASM972705v1, whole genome shotgun sequence window:
- the LOC120092194 gene encoding phosphatidylinositol 4-phosphate 5-kinase 10, with protein sequence MAMGRGELSPQDFKATKNNWIQYTKKNNIRLPQGSYTDFEWKDYCPAVFRNILELEKIDYADYMLSICGDETLREVSSPGRIGNVIFLSNDDRFVIKTLRKSEVKVLREMLPKYYRHLKTHGFSLLTTLYGLHVVRPIGGIKVYFAVMSNVLQSDLHLHRRYDLKGSSRGRNFNKVIVHEEIIYKDIDLDFYFYLEPSLRNKILSQLKYDCEFLEAEGIMDYSLLLGVHIEASSRQGMRTGPVHDDAELTVADILKHNGRFGAKLPASAVRTPRNEMGIVSSPSRVRVPECYNVLLYFGIIDIFQNYNVIKRLEHAYKSIQYDSKSISAVNPKVYSSRFQDFLAKVFLARESSKNWNFEF encoded by the exons ATGGCAATGGGGAGAGGGGAGCTCTCACCACAGGACTTCAAAGCCACTAAAAATAATTGGATTCAATATACCAAGAAGAATAATATACGTCTTCCTCAAGGCTCATATACTGACTTCGAGTGGAAGGACTATTGTCCTGCAGTATTCAG AAACATACTAGAGCTAGAGAAAATAGACTATGCTGACTATATGTTGTCTATTTGTGGTGATGAGACCTTAAGAGAGGTTTCTTCACCAGGAAGAATTGGCAACGTGATATTTCTGTCAAATGACGACCGATTTGTGATTAAAACTCTGCGAAAATCTGAAGTCAAG GTTCTCAGGGAGATGCTTCCAAAGTACTATCGACATCTAAAAACACATGGGTTTTCATTGTTGACTACGTTATATGGACTTCATGTAGTGAGACCAATTGGAGGTATTAAG GTTTATTTTGCAGTCATGTCAAATGTATTGCAATCAGATTTGCACTTGCATCGGCGGTATGATCTCAAAGGCTCATCAAGAGGACGAAATTTCAATAAAGTGATCGTCCATGAGGAGATAATTTATAAGGATATAGATCTTGATTTCTACTTTTACCTAGAACCATCACTCCGTAACAAGATATTGTC acaACTCAAGTATGATTGCGAGTTTTTGGAGGCCGAGGGCATCATGGACTATAGTCTTTTGCTTGGTGTACATATAGAAGCCTCCTCGCGTCAAG GAATGAGGACCGGTCCAGTTCATGACGATGCAGAATTGACTGTTGCTGACATTCTTAAACATAATGGCAG GTTTGGCGCTAAGCTTCCTGCTAGTGCAGTCAGGACGCCAAGGAATGAGATGGGGATTGTTTCATCACCAAGCAGGGTGAGGGTGCCAGAGTGCTACAATGTATTGCTATACTTTGGAATAATAGACATTTTCCAGAACTACAATGTGATAAAGCGCCTCGAGCATGCTTACAAATCGATACAGTATGATTCAAAGTCAATCTCAGCCGTGAATCCCAAAGTATATTCTTCTCGCTTCCAGGATTTTCTTGCCAAAGTATTTCTAGCAAGAGAATCAAGTAAAAACTG gaattttgagttttga
- the LOC120092177 gene encoding F-box/kelch-repeat protein At3g61590, which produces MEGQTSWIRHCHNDMSRDLEDFDSYLDFTSEGGKEAVAVSVESILPDDLLERILSYLPIASIFRAGSVCKRWHDIVSSRRFLWNVSHILSQKPWYFMFTSSDEPIGYAYDPVLRKWYAIDLPCIDKSNCFIASSCGLVCFMDSDSRSELHVCNPITKCSMKLPEPSGSKFSDYSALAISVNRISHNYKISVVKSKQVPGNFFQWDISIHIYDSETMMWVTSLTEVLSGWRGGDESVICDGVLYFLIYSTGGGAPDNRHGLVTYNISNHSSHGLLIRSFIPAPCSLTCGRLMNLKQKLVMVGGIGKQDRPDIIKGIGIWILCGKELREIARMPHKFFQGFGEFDDVFASCGTDDLIYIQSYGAPALLTFDMNLRQWRWSQKCPVTKRFPLQLFTGFCFEPRLEINP; this is translated from the coding sequence ATGGAAGGACAAACGTCATGGATTAGGCATTGCCACAATGACATGTCAAGAGatcttgaagattttgattcTTACTTGGATTTCACAAGTGAAGGAGGCAAAGAGGCTGTAGCAGTTTCTGTGGAGTCAATCCTGCCTGATGACTTGTTGGAACGTATTCTGTCCTATCTACCGATAGCGAGCATTTTCAGAGCTGGTTCTGTGTGCAAAAGATGGCACGATATAGTTAGTTCAAGGAGGTTTTTGTGGAATGTCTCACATATCCTATCACAGAAACCTTGGTATTTCATGTTTACAAGCTCCGATGAGCCTATTGGTTATGCCTATGATCCAGTTCTTAGAAAGTGGTATGCCATTGATCTCCCCTGCATTGACAAGTCAAATTGCTTTATTGCCTCGTCTTGTGGCTTGGTTTGTTTCATGGACAGTGACAGTCGAAGTGAGTTACATGTCTGCAACCCTATAACCAAATGCTCAATGAAATTACCAGAGCCCTCTGGATCGAAGTTCTCTGATTATAGTGCACTTGCAATCTCTGTAAACAGGATTTCGCACAACTATAAAATCTCTGTAGTGAAATCTAAGCAAGTTCCTGGAAACTTCTTTCAATGGGATATATCAATTCATATTTATGATTCGGAAACAATGATGTGGGTTACATCCCTGACTGAAGTCCTGTCGGGGTGGAGAGGTGGCGATGAGAGTGTGATTTGTGATGGAGTTCTTTACTTCTTAATCTATTCAACCGGGGGTGGAGCACCTGATAACCGCCATGGTCTTGTTACTTACAATATCTCTAACCATTCGTCTCATGGTCTGTTGATAAGAAGCTTTATTCCTGCTCCCTGTTCTCTCACTTGCGGTCGATTGATGAACCTTAAGCAGAAGCTGGTCATGGTTGGTGGAATTGGTAAACAGGATAGGCCAGACATCATTAAGGGGATTGGAATTTGGATTCTTTGCGGGAAGGAATTGCGAGAAATTGCACGCATGCCCCATAAGTTCTTCCAGGGATTTGGGGAATTCGACGATGTTTTTGCCAGCTGCGGCACTGATGACCTTATTTACATCCAGAGTTATGGAGCTCCAGCTTTACTTACCTTCGACATGAATCTAAGACAATGGAGATGGTCGCAGAAGTGCCCGGTGACAAAGAGATTTCCCCTCCAGCTTTTTACTGGCTTTTGCTTTGAACCAAGGCTTGAGATCAATCCCTGA